In the genome of Deinococcus deserti VCD115, one region contains:
- the sufD gene encoding Fe-S cluster assembly protein SufD: MTKFTEQLSQTGGPEWLTTKRQESLELFNALSVPTEQVEAWKYTQVEVDFDALQPHPKRGVALDLAALPQSVQKRLQGTDVGAFLVLDGPDVVYRTELPADLREKGVIFTDLKTAVEQHADLVQAHLYSVVPAEVPDDTTIAAPGTTPSKSPDPSEGKFSALAAALWTNGAFVYVPRGVEVELPLGSFRVMSEAGTYTATRTLVVAEENAQVTFIDEQDSEDLPNTYAIGAVELVVKQGARLRYVSIQNWGKGVTHIQRQRGDVARDATLNSLVVTMGGTLSRTEMQSYLRGQGSDSEMLALYFANEDQHFDHYTLQHHAAPNAHSDLLYKGVGDGQSVGVFSGMIKVDLGAQKTDAYQKHRTLMLSSEARNFSVPQLEINANDVRCSHGSTTGPVDEEQLFFLRSRGIRKELAEKMLVTAFLEDVLARVPLQSVVKYIEGIIAEKVGAA; this comes from the coding sequence ATGACCAAATTTACCGAACAACTGTCCCAGACCGGCGGCCCGGAGTGGCTGACCACCAAGCGCCAGGAAAGCCTGGAGCTGTTCAACGCCCTTTCTGTGCCTACCGAGCAGGTCGAAGCCTGGAAGTACACCCAGGTCGAGGTCGACTTCGACGCCCTGCAGCCTCACCCCAAGCGCGGAGTGGCGCTGGACCTGGCCGCGCTGCCTCAGAGTGTTCAGAAGCGCCTGCAGGGGACCGACGTGGGCGCCTTCCTGGTGCTGGACGGCCCAGATGTGGTCTACCGCACCGAACTGCCCGCCGATCTGCGCGAGAAGGGCGTCATTTTCACCGATCTGAAGACGGCTGTGGAACAGCACGCCGACCTGGTGCAGGCTCACCTGTACTCGGTGGTTCCAGCTGAAGTGCCCGACGACACGACCATCGCCGCGCCCGGCACCACGCCCAGCAAGAGCCCGGACCCCAGCGAGGGCAAGTTCAGCGCCCTGGCGGCGGCCCTGTGGACCAACGGCGCGTTCGTGTACGTCCCACGCGGCGTGGAAGTCGAACTGCCCCTGGGCTCGTTCCGCGTCATGAGCGAGGCTGGTACCTACACTGCCACCCGCACGCTGGTGGTGGCCGAGGAAAACGCCCAGGTCACCTTCATTGACGAGCAGGACAGCGAGGATCTGCCCAACACCTACGCCATCGGCGCGGTGGAACTGGTGGTCAAGCAGGGCGCACGCCTGCGCTACGTGTCCATCCAGAACTGGGGCAAGGGCGTCACGCACATTCAGCGCCAGCGTGGCGACGTCGCGCGCGACGCGACCCTCAACAGCCTGGTGGTCACCATGGGTGGCACGCTCTCGCGCACCGAGATGCAGTCCTACCTGCGCGGCCAGGGTTCGGACAGCGAGATGCTGGCCCTGTACTTCGCCAATGAGGACCAGCACTTCGACCACTACACCCTGCAGCACCACGCCGCCCCCAACGCCCACAGCGACCTGCTGTACAAGGGTGTGGGCGACGGTCAGAGCGTGGGCGTGTTCAGCGGCATGATCAAGGTGGACCTGGGTGCCCAGAAAACCGACGCCTACCAGAAGCACCGCACGCTGATGCTGTCCAGCGAGGCCCGCAACTTCAGCGTGCCCCAGCTGGAAATCAACGCCAACGACGTGCGCTGCAGCCACGGCAGCACCACGGGACCTGTAGACGAGGAGCAGCTGTTCTTCCTGCGTTCGCGCGGGATCCGCAAGGAACTGGCCGAGAAGATGCTGGTCACGGCCTTTCTGGAGGACGTCCTGGCGCGCGTGCCGCTTCAGAGCGTCGTGAAGTACATCGAAGGCATCATCGCCGAAAAGGTCGGAGCCGCCTAA
- the sufB gene encoding Fe-S cluster assembly protein SufB, with the protein MTVNPEASNINTEYEYGWSNPERYAIKAPKGLSRDVVEMISKAKEEPQWMLDFRLKALDIFNSKPMPEWGADLSGLNLDEIYYYIKPEGFNARSWDDVPEDVKRTFERLGIPEAERAALAGVGAQYESEMVYHNLKEEWEKLGVVFLSIEDGMRQYPEMFREYFATVVPPEDNKFAAINSAVWSGGSFVYVPKGVKVDIPLQTYFRINAESSGQFERTLIIIDEGAQAHYIEGCTAPAYNADSFHSGVIEIIVKEGARFRYSTIQNWSHNVYNLVTQRAAVYGNGVMEWVDGNLGSKVTMKYPACYLLEEGARGEVLSIAMAGRGQHQDAGAKIVHFAPHTSGTIVSKSISKDSGRSSYRGLVKIYEGAKGSKTNVECDALLLDEEARTDTYPYIEIEEKDARVGHEATVSKINDEQILYLQSRGLSEDQAAGLIVRGFIEPIAKELPLEYAVELNRLIELEMEGSVG; encoded by the coding sequence ATGACCGTTAATCCTGAAGCGTCCAACATCAACACCGAATACGAATACGGCTGGAGCAACCCCGAACGCTACGCGATCAAGGCGCCTAAGGGCCTCTCGCGTGACGTCGTGGAAATGATCTCCAAGGCCAAGGAAGAGCCGCAGTGGATGCTGGACTTCCGTCTCAAGGCGCTGGACATCTTCAACTCCAAGCCTATGCCCGAGTGGGGCGCCGACCTGTCGGGCCTCAACCTCGACGAGATCTACTACTACATCAAGCCCGAGGGCTTCAACGCCCGCTCCTGGGACGACGTGCCTGAAGACGTGAAGCGGACCTTCGAGCGTCTGGGCATCCCCGAGGCCGAGCGCGCTGCGCTGGCTGGCGTGGGCGCGCAGTACGAGTCCGAGATGGTCTACCACAACCTCAAGGAGGAGTGGGAGAAGCTGGGCGTGGTGTTCCTGAGCATCGAAGACGGCATGCGCCAGTACCCCGAGATGTTCCGCGAGTACTTCGCGACCGTCGTGCCACCCGAGGACAACAAGTTCGCGGCGATCAACTCGGCGGTGTGGTCAGGCGGCAGCTTTGTCTACGTGCCCAAGGGCGTCAAGGTGGACATTCCCCTTCAGACCTACTTCCGTATCAACGCCGAGAGCAGCGGGCAGTTCGAGCGCACCCTGATCATCATCGATGAAGGCGCTCAGGCCCACTACATCGAAGGCTGCACCGCCCCCGCCTACAACGCCGACTCGTTCCACTCCGGCGTGATCGAGATCATCGTCAAGGAAGGCGCGCGCTTCCGCTACAGCACCATCCAGAACTGGAGCCACAACGTCTACAACCTGGTCACCCAGCGCGCCGCCGTGTACGGCAACGGTGTGATGGAGTGGGTGGACGGCAACCTGGGCAGCAAGGTCACCATGAAGTACCCGGCCTGCTACCTGCTCGAAGAGGGCGCGCGCGGCGAAGTCCTGAGCATCGCCATGGCCGGCCGCGGCCAGCACCAGGACGCCGGCGCCAAGATCGTGCACTTTGCGCCGCACACCTCCGGCACCATCGTGTCCAAGAGCATCTCCAAGGACTCGGGCCGCAGCAGCTACCGCGGTCTGGTCAAGATCTACGAAGGCGCCAAGGGCTCCAAGACCAACGTGGAGTGCGACGCCCTGCTGCTGGACGAGGAAGCCCGCACCGACACCTACCCGTACATCGAGATCGAGGAAAAAGATGCGCGCGTAGGTCACGAGGCGACCGTCTCCAAGATCAACGACGAGCAGATCCTGTACCTGCAGTCGCGTGGTCTGAGCGAGGACCAGGCAGCCGGCCTGATCGTGCGCGGCTTTATCGAGCCGATTGCCAAGGAACTGCCGCTGGAGTACGCCGTGGAGCTCAACCGTCTGATCGAACTGGAAATGGAAGGCAGCGTCGGCTAA
- the sufC gene encoding Fe-S cluster assembly ATPase SufC, with the protein MTNQPHQLEIRNLHASVGDQPILRGINLTVPRGELHAVMGPNGNGKSTLAKVIVGDPEYTVTEGEVLVDGVNILEMEPDERARLGLFLAFQYPVEIPGVTIANFLRLAMQARKEEGQEVSFTEFYGKLQNALKVLEWDESIVERYLNEGFSGGEKKRNEILQMLMLDPNYIIMDETDSGLDVDALKIVARGVNSMRGENLGGLIITHYQRLLDYIVPDKVHIIVQGRVVQSGGPELAKKLDTEGYDWVKELATA; encoded by the coding sequence ATGACCAACCAGCCTCACCAGCTCGAAATCCGTAACCTGCACGCGTCCGTGGGCGATCAGCCCATCCTGCGCGGCATCAATCTGACTGTTCCCCGTGGCGAACTGCACGCGGTCATGGGCCCGAACGGCAACGGCAAGAGCACCCTGGCCAAGGTCATCGTGGGCGACCCCGAGTACACCGTAACCGAAGGCGAGGTGCTGGTGGACGGCGTGAACATCCTGGAGATGGAGCCCGACGAGCGTGCCCGCCTGGGCCTGTTCCTGGCCTTCCAGTACCCGGTCGAGATTCCCGGCGTCACCATTGCCAACTTCCTGCGTCTGGCCATGCAGGCCAGGAAAGAAGAAGGCCAGGAAGTGTCTTTCACCGAGTTCTACGGCAAGCTCCAGAACGCCCTGAAGGTGCTGGAGTGGGACGAGAGCATCGTGGAGCGTTACCTCAACGAGGGCTTTTCGGGCGGCGAGAAGAAGCGCAACGAAATCCTGCAGATGCTGATGCTCGATCCGAACTACATCATCATGGACGAGACCGACAGCGGACTCGACGTCGACGCGCTGAAGATTGTCGCCCGGGGCGTGAACTCCATGCGCGGCGAGAACCTCGGCGGCCTGATCATCACCCACTACCAGCGTCTGCTCGACTACATCGTGCCGGACAAGGTCCACATCATCGTGCAGGGCCGGGTTGTCCAGAGCGGCGGCCCCGAACTCGCCAAGAAGCTGGACACCGAAGGCTACGACTGGGTCAAGGAACTGGCGACTGCCTGA
- a CDS encoding MotA/TolQ/ExbB proton channel family protein gives MSPLDLLRAAGPLLWVLLALSLYVVYLTAMRIQAMRRLGQDASALIERARAITAESGPAAALAEVDRSAHPAPAVQVLRAGLHRADRGPDAAVSAMQSALLAEDSRLYAGLSALSTAAQVAPLLGLLGTVIGMVRSFLVFSQTSAPTPAQLATGISEALVNTAAGLVVAIIAYVARNALRARADRIATQAERVREDLPGWLTPRLAAAHVPTPVVSLPPRPEVSLSFDGAHR, from the coding sequence GTGAGTCCACTTGATCTGCTGCGTGCCGCCGGCCCCCTGCTCTGGGTGCTGCTGGCTTTGTCCCTTTATGTGGTGTACCTCACGGCCATGCGAATCCAGGCCATGCGCCGGCTGGGTCAGGATGCCAGTGCCCTGATCGAGCGGGCCCGCGCCATTACGGCTGAAAGTGGCCCGGCTGCTGCCCTGGCAGAGGTGGACCGCTCTGCTCACCCTGCTCCTGCGGTTCAGGTGTTGCGGGCGGGCCTGCACCGCGCTGACCGGGGCCCGGACGCGGCAGTCTCGGCCATGCAGTCAGCGCTTCTGGCCGAAGACAGCCGCCTGTATGCCGGCTTGAGTGCCCTGAGCACGGCGGCCCAGGTCGCGCCGCTGCTGGGCCTGCTGGGCACCGTGATCGGGATGGTGCGCTCGTTTCTGGTGTTCAGCCAGACCAGCGCGCCCACCCCGGCCCAGCTGGCCACCGGGATCAGCGAGGCCCTGGTCAACACGGCAGCCGGTCTGGTCGTGGCCATCATTGCCTATGTGGCCCGGAATGCCCTGCGCGCGCGGGCTGACCGGATTGCCACCCAGGCCGAGCGGGTCCGTGAGGATCTGCCGGGCTGGCTGACCCCACGCCTCGCCGCTGCGCATGTGCCGACCCCTGTGGTCAGCCTGCCGCCCCGCCCTGAAGTGTCTCTGAGTTTTGACGGAGCGCACCGGTGA
- a CDS encoding ExbD/TolR family protein: MRRRFREGADEVTFDFAPMVDIVLLLLIFFFLTSSLGARNNALPLDLPRASTTVQETPALPVVSVDRAGKVFLNGKATTLTRLGSQLKPLLATSGGTVGLRADERGNYGAVVRVMDEIKKAGGERLALGTRKAAGTP, encoded by the coding sequence GTGAGACGCCGCTTCCGCGAGGGCGCAGACGAGGTGACCTTCGATTTTGCTCCCATGGTGGACATCGTGCTGCTGCTGCTGATCTTCTTTTTCCTGACCAGCAGCCTCGGAGCGCGAAACAACGCCCTGCCGCTTGACCTGCCGCGCGCCAGTACGACGGTTCAGGAGACGCCAGCGTTGCCTGTCGTCAGTGTGGACCGCGCCGGGAAGGTCTTTCTGAACGGCAAGGCCACCACCCTGACCCGGCTGGGCAGCCAGCTCAAGCCGCTGCTGGCCACTTCCGGCGGCACTGTCGGGCTGCGCGCTGACGAGCGGGGCAACTATGGCGCGGTTGTGCGCGTCATGGACGAGATCAAGAAGGCTGGGGGCGAACGGCTGGCGCTGGGCACCCGCAAGGCGGCCGGGACTCCATGA
- a CDS encoding type III pantothenate kinase, producing MPAFPLLAVDIGNTSTVLGLADQSLTLTHTWRVRTNRDMLPDDLALQLHGLFALAGAQAPHAAVLSSVAPPVGENYALALRRHFMVEAFDVNADNLPDVRVELDQPGVVGADRLCNLFGAEKYMDHHDYAVVVDFGTSTNFDVVGKGRRFLGGVLATGAQVSADALFSRAAKLPRITLAAPQTAIGRNTVHALQSGLVFGYAEMVDGLLRRIRAELPGEAVTIATGGFARTIEGICQEIDHFDETLTLRGLIELWASR from the coding sequence GTGCCCGCCTTTCCCCTTCTGGCCGTGGACATCGGCAACACCAGCACCGTGCTGGGGCTCGCAGACCAGTCCCTGACCCTGACCCATACCTGGCGCGTACGCACCAACCGCGACATGCTGCCGGATGACCTGGCGCTGCAGCTGCACGGTCTGTTTGCCCTGGCCGGCGCACAGGCGCCGCACGCGGCTGTCCTGAGCAGCGTGGCGCCGCCTGTAGGGGAGAACTACGCCCTCGCTCTCCGGCGGCACTTTATGGTAGAAGCCTTCGACGTCAACGCGGACAATCTTCCGGACGTAAGGGTCGAACTCGATCAGCCGGGTGTGGTGGGCGCCGACCGTCTGTGCAACCTGTTCGGTGCCGAAAAGTACATGGACCATCACGACTACGCCGTCGTGGTGGATTTCGGCACCAGCACCAACTTCGACGTGGTGGGCAAGGGCCGCCGCTTTCTGGGCGGAGTGCTGGCCACCGGTGCTCAGGTCAGCGCCGACGCGCTGTTCTCACGCGCGGCCAAGCTGCCGCGTATTACGCTTGCCGCGCCGCAGACCGCTATTGGCCGCAACACCGTTCATGCCCTGCAGTCCGGGCTGGTGTTCGGCTACGCGGAGATGGTCGACGGGCTGCTGCGGCGCATTCGCGCTGAACTTCCCGGTGAGGCCGTGACCATCGCCACGGGGGGTTTTGCCCGGACCATCGAGGGTATCTGCCAGGAGATTGACCATTTCGACGAAACGCTGACCCTGCGCGGGCTGATCGAACTCTGGGCCAGCCGGTAA
- a CDS encoding inorganic phosphate transporter: MEPALIGLIIILALALAFDFINGFHDTANAIATSVATRVLTPAQAIAMASILNVVGALSGTAVAKTIATDIVPQDFATLELTGAALLSAILWNLFTWWKGLPSSSSHALIFSLVGAGVAAGGWGIIVPKGVRKTLIGLVTSPTLGFIVPIVLMALLSWLVLRWMKPRTVTRSFRWLQIGSAAFMAFSHGGNDAQKAMGIMTFALSAYLGTQVEVVPLWVILSAAIAMGLGTAMGGWRIIKTMGFKVVDLKPVDGFVAEASAAAVITAATQLGIPVSTTHTISSSIMGVGTTKGFRKVKWQVAGRIVQAWVFTIPVCIALGWAFHKLILLSGG, from the coding sequence ATGGAACCTGCCCTGATCGGCCTGATTATTATTCTGGCCCTGGCTCTGGCCTTTGACTTCATCAACGGCTTTCACGACACCGCCAACGCCATCGCCACCTCCGTCGCCACCAGAGTGCTGACGCCTGCTCAGGCCATTGCCATGGCCTCTATCCTGAACGTGGTGGGGGCTCTGTCGGGCACGGCTGTTGCCAAGACCATCGCCACCGACATTGTTCCGCAGGATTTCGCCACGCTGGAACTTACCGGCGCTGCGCTGCTCAGCGCCATCCTCTGGAACCTGTTTACCTGGTGGAAAGGTCTGCCCAGCAGCAGCAGCCACGCGCTGATCTTCAGTCTGGTGGGTGCAGGTGTGGCCGCTGGCGGCTGGGGCATCATCGTGCCCAAAGGCGTGCGCAAAACCCTGATCGGACTGGTGACCAGCCCGACCCTGGGGTTTATCGTGCCGATTGTGCTGATGGCCCTGCTGTCCTGGCTGGTGCTGCGCTGGATGAAGCCGCGTACTGTGACCCGCAGCTTCCGCTGGCTGCAGATCGGCTCAGCGGCCTTCATGGCCTTCTCGCACGGCGGCAACGACGCCCAGAAGGCCATGGGAATCATGACCTTCGCCCTCAGTGCTTACCTGGGCACGCAGGTCGAGGTCGTGCCCCTGTGGGTGATTCTGTCTGCCGCGATTGCCATGGGCCTGGGCACGGCCATGGGGGGCTGGCGGATCATCAAGACCATGGGCTTCAAGGTCGTGGACCTCAAGCCAGTCGACGGCTTTGTGGCTGAGGCCAGCGCCGCTGCTGTGATTACCGCCGCCACCCAGCTCGGCATTCCGGTCAGCACCACCCACACCATCAGCAGCAGCATCATGGGTGTCGGCACCACCAAGGGATTCCGGAAGGTCAAATGGCAGGTTGCCGGCCGTATCGTGCAGGCCTGGGTGTTTACCATTCCGGTGTGCATTGCACTGGGCTGGGCCTTTCACAAGCTGATTCTGCTCAGCGGCGGGTAA
- a CDS encoding DUF47 domain-containing protein — translation MVLSKFMPHNPKFSAKFAESARNAHVTAQALVDLLENYTDVERKVQRVRDLEHEGDRLSREITNLLAESFIVPFDREDIIALNDELDDLVDDMEDAARKLSLYGVEAPLPQMAQLARVVERQCALLAEGMPMIEDTRRGPDLARIAVEIRKLEDEGDTISDEVQRSLYQGVNDVHGMIRAMRGGEIVDLIEDASDQAQRVAKTVESILLKNA, via the coding sequence ATGGTTCTGTCAAAATTCATGCCCCACAATCCGAAGTTCAGCGCCAAGTTTGCGGAGTCCGCCCGCAACGCCCACGTGACCGCCCAGGCACTGGTGGATCTGCTGGAGAACTACACCGACGTTGAGCGCAAGGTGCAGCGCGTGCGCGACCTCGAACACGAGGGCGACCGCCTGAGCCGAGAGATCACCAACCTGCTGGCCGAGTCGTTCATCGTGCCATTTGACCGCGAGGACATCATTGCGCTGAACGATGAACTCGACGATCTAGTCGACGACATGGAAGACGCCGCGCGCAAGCTCAGCCTGTACGGCGTAGAGGCCCCCCTGCCGCAGATGGCGCAGCTCGCCCGCGTGGTCGAGCGCCAGTGCGCGCTGCTGGCCGAGGGCATGCCCATGATCGAGGACACCCGGAGGGGTCCGGATCTGGCCAGGATTGCCGTCGAGATCCGCAAGCTCGAAGACGAGGGCGATACCATCAGCGACGAGGTGCAGCGCAGCCTGTATCAGGGTGTCAACGACGTTCATGGCATGATCCGCGCCATGCGTGGCGGCGAGATCGTGGACCTGATCGAAGACGCGTCTGACCAGGCCCAGCGCGTGGCGAAGACCGTCGAGAGCATCCTGCTCAAGAACGCGTGA
- a CDS encoding GGDEF domain-containing protein, whose translation MRDAPPLSLESLNAGQGRSRPLTALPPASRLELPLVVLAGVALLLWPTHPQVAAFDRFALPALLGLLIAMNLAAAGYFPLPVLLAARVAMVGAWSYVLLKAAFVVLSLPAGSQVQALAPVLLWIPALMVSHTWRLPHAEARWLTNAGLLGLLGLTVGALARGAGEGTALLLQVLLGCGVLLTAQRSVLELTRRQTKRGAWADLDSGPRDPLTGLPQRSALERCLRQLSARPAGVSVAVVRIDHAQRLEAERGEAFMERLTAHVARSLVECVRDDDLVGRLSAREFMVLLRVPDARAGRAACERLRLRVASRPIEGVNPSISVGLSDLHDTPENSLMHAEHALNDVTSGAFNRVQVSASSGPEVRAG comes from the coding sequence ATGCGTGACGCTCCTCCCCTGTCCCTGGAAAGCCTGAATGCCGGGCAGGGCCGCTCTCGCCCACTGACGGCGCTTCCACCCGCGAGCCGCCTGGAACTGCCTCTGGTTGTGCTGGCCGGGGTGGCACTGCTGCTCTGGCCGACCCATCCGCAAGTGGCGGCCTTTGACCGTTTCGCCCTGCCAGCGCTGCTGGGCCTGCTGATCGCCATGAATCTGGCGGCGGCAGGTTACTTTCCGCTGCCTGTTCTTCTTGCAGCCCGCGTGGCCATGGTGGGGGCCTGGAGCTATGTGCTGCTCAAGGCCGCCTTTGTGGTGCTCAGCCTGCCAGCCGGATCCCAGGTCCAGGCCCTGGCTCCCGTCCTGCTGTGGATCCCCGCGCTGATGGTCTCACATACCTGGCGGCTGCCACACGCAGAAGCCAGGTGGCTGACCAACGCAGGGCTGCTGGGGCTGCTGGGGCTGACTGTGGGTGCACTTGCGCGGGGAGCAGGCGAAGGCACAGCGCTACTGCTTCAGGTGCTCCTGGGCTGCGGCGTGCTGCTGACTGCCCAGCGTTCGGTACTGGAGTTGACCCGGCGCCAGACAAAACGCGGAGCCTGGGCTGACCTGGACAGCGGGCCGCGCGATCCCCTGACCGGCCTGCCGCAGCGCAGCGCTCTGGAGCGGTGCCTGCGCCAGCTGTCCGCACGGCCTGCTGGCGTGTCGGTGGCTGTGGTGCGGATCGACCATGCCCAGCGCCTGGAAGCCGAACGAGGCGAGGCCTTTATGGAGCGGCTGACGGCGCATGTCGCACGGAGCCTGGTCGAATGCGTGAGAGACGATGATCTGGTGGGTCGGCTCTCGGCCCGGGAGTTCATGGTGCTGCTGCGCGTCCCGGATGCGCGGGCAGGGCGGGCGGCCTGCGAGCGGCTGCGGCTGCGGGTGGCGTCTCGGCCTATCGAGGGGGTCAATCCCAGCATCAGTGTGGGGCTCTCGGATCTGCATGACACTCCCGAAAACAGCCTGATGCACGCTGAGCATGCCCTGAACGACGTCACTTCCGGGGCGTTCAACCGCGTGCAGGTCAGTGCCTCTAGCGGTCCGGAAGTCAGGGCCGGGTAA
- the pxpA gene encoding 5-oxoprolinase subunit PxpA, with product MTERRIDLNADLGEGSEHEAAIMPFVTSANIACGGHAGDVESMRESLQLAARHGVAAGAHPGFPDREGFGRRELHFPPAEVTAFVREQIEALKAVAAQQGVRLAHVKPHGMLYNMAVKDPALSAAIARAAADSGVPLYYGLARQHSVMLHEARLAGLKPVGEGFADRGYAPDGSLWPRGQVGALLEQEAAVAQGIALATRGQTVAVSGEVVSVPAQTLCLHGDGAEAATLARALRVALEGAGVRVLAPI from the coding sequence ATGACCGAACGCCGCATAGACCTGAATGCCGATCTGGGAGAAGGTAGCGAACATGAGGCGGCCATCATGCCGTTCGTGACAAGCGCGAATATCGCGTGTGGTGGGCATGCCGGAGACGTAGAAAGTATGCGTGAGAGCCTCCAGCTTGCCGCACGTCATGGTGTGGCCGCTGGTGCCCATCCCGGCTTTCCTGACCGCGAGGGCTTTGGGCGACGTGAACTGCATTTCCCACCTGCTGAGGTCACGGCGTTCGTGCGCGAGCAGATCGAGGCCCTCAAGGCTGTGGCTGCGCAGCAGGGAGTCCGGCTTGCGCACGTCAAACCGCACGGCATGCTCTACAACATGGCGGTCAAGGACCCGGCCCTGTCGGCAGCCATTGCGCGTGCAGCCGCCGACAGCGGCGTGCCCCTGTATTACGGTCTGGCCAGACAGCACAGCGTCATGCTGCACGAAGCCCGTCTGGCCGGCCTCAAGCCCGTTGGAGAGGGTTTTGCGGACCGGGGATATGCACCGGACGGCAGCCTGTGGCCGCGCGGGCAGGTGGGGGCCCTGCTGGAACAGGAAGCGGCAGTGGCTCAGGGAATCGCCCTGGCCACACGGGGGCAGACGGTGGCGGTCAGCGGCGAAGTGGTCAGCGTGCCTGCACAGACGCTGTGCCTGCATGGAGACGGCGCCGAAGCCGCCACACTGGCCAGGGCCCTGCGAGTGGCGCTGGAAGGCGCCGGGGTGCGGGTGCTGGCTCCGATCTGA
- a CDS encoding biotin-dependent carboxyltransferase family protein: MIEVFRPGLQTTLQDTGRQARALGVPTGGAADPVALRMAQALVGNPAHAAALELTLQGPALHFHAGALVALCGAPFEASLEAAALPLWQAVQVRAGQTLTIGGTPRGLRAILAVRGGLAGEQVFGSRSTDLRSGFGGLAGRALQRGDRLTLASHPPPAAASRARVSPELYTPVGPQHSLRVLATAEATPELLESLLERELTVSSQVDRMGARLTETFRAPHDPGRVSLPNVPGAVQLPPDGRPIVLLPDAGTHGGYPTPLVVASADLPRLGQLRPGDRLHFTLVDTAQARAALQAREQSLRLAEDALRWWYNRT, translated from the coding sequence ATGATCGAGGTCTTCAGGCCGGGGCTGCAGACCACGCTGCAGGACACCGGCCGGCAGGCGCGGGCCCTGGGGGTGCCGACCGGCGGGGCTGCGGACCCGGTGGCCCTGCGGATGGCCCAGGCGCTGGTGGGCAATCCGGCCCACGCAGCGGCCCTGGAACTGACCCTGCAGGGCCCGGCACTGCACTTTCACGCCGGGGCGCTGGTAGCGCTGTGCGGTGCCCCATTTGAAGCCAGCCTGGAGGCCGCTGCGCTGCCGCTGTGGCAGGCGGTGCAGGTGCGGGCCGGACAGACCCTGACCATCGGCGGCACACCCCGCGGCCTGCGGGCGATCCTGGCGGTGCGCGGCGGGCTGGCAGGCGAGCAGGTCTTTGGCAGCCGGTCCACCGACCTGCGCAGCGGCTTCGGCGGGCTGGCAGGACGGGCCCTGCAGCGCGGCGACCGGCTGACCCTGGCCAGCCACCCTCCACCCGCGGCCGCGTCACGGGCCAGGGTGTCGCCGGAGCTGTACACGCCGGTGGGTCCGCAGCACAGCTTGCGGGTTCTGGCAACTGCGGAAGCCACCCCAGAGTTGCTTGAGTCCCTGCTGGAAAGAGAGCTGACGGTCAGTTCCCAGGTAGACCGCATGGGCGCGCGCCTGACTGAAACTTTCCGCGCTCCGCATGATCCGGGCCGGGTCAGCCTGCCGAATGTGCCGGGGGCGGTGCAATTGCCCCCGGATGGGCGCCCGATCGTGCTGCTGCCCGACGCCGGCACCCACGGCGGCTATCCGACGCCGCTGGTGGTGGCCAGCGCAGATCTGCCGCGCCTGGGCCAGCTTCGGCCCGGCGACCGGCTGCACTTCACGCTGGTGGACACCGCGCAGGCCAGGGCCGCGCTTCAGGCCCGTGAGCAGTCGCTGCGTCTGGCCGAAGACGCGCTGCGCTGGTGGTACAACAGGACATGA
- a CDS encoding 5-oxoprolinase subunit B family protein, whose product MTQGLPAETPRFELLGDAALVVHSRRAQALRASLLASPLPGVRESVPALNVLTVLFDPLLVEPDEIETALLTRLRHLDDADIGAGRDLIIPVTFDGEDLTWCAAHVDLSVPAFVEALCALSLEVAFLGFTPGFAFLTGLPPRFQMPRLTTPRERVPAGSVALGGPWAGVYPRETPGGWRLIGHTDAPLFDLRRPEPLLWQPGDRVRFDPVIP is encoded by the coding sequence GTGACCCAAGGCCTGCCTGCGGAGACACCGCGCTTCGAGCTGCTGGGCGACGCGGCCCTGGTGGTGCATTCCCGCCGCGCTCAGGCCCTGAGAGCCAGCCTGCTGGCCTCTCCCCTTCCCGGCGTGCGCGAGAGTGTTCCGGCGCTGAATGTGCTGACCGTGCTGTTCGACCCCCTGCTGGTCGAGCCGGACGAGATCGAAACGGCCCTGCTTACCCGCCTGAGGCATCTGGATGACGCAGATATCGGTGCAGGGCGCGACCTGATCATCCCGGTCACGTTCGACGGAGAGGACCTGACGTGGTGCGCGGCACATGTGGACCTGAGCGTGCCGGCTTTCGTTGAGGCCCTGTGTGCGCTTTCTCTGGAGGTGGCGTTTCTGGGCTTCACACCTGGGTTTGCCTTTCTGACCGGTCTGCCCCCCAGGTTTCAGATGCCGCGTCTGACCACCCCGCGTGAGCGCGTGCCAGCTGGCAGTGTGGCGCTGGGCGGGCCCTGGGCCGGGGTGTATCCGCGGGAAACGCCGGGCGGCTGGCGACTGATTGGCCACACAGACGCGCCGCTCTTCGATCTTCGCCGCCCCGAGCCTCTGCTCTGGCAGCCCGGCGACCGGGTGCGCTTTGACCCGGTGATCCCATGA